From Aquificaceae bacterium, a single genomic window includes:
- a CDS encoding PA2779 family protein: MLRFFRKPLLVIGIAGWFFTFNSAPAIAGLVGSKPASESLNIKREEDIAKIQRALESKQLQEKLKAYGLTKEEIESKLSELSDEQIHILAKASDRVLAGGDAIGTAIGILIIAILLVILLKLLNKEIIIR; encoded by the coding sequence ATGTTGAGATTTTTTAGAAAACCTTTGCTTGTAATCGGCATAGCTGGGTGGTTTTTTACTTTTAACTCTGCTCCAGCAATTGCCGGACTTGTTGGTTCAAAGCCTGCCTCTGAATCTCTCAACATAAAAAGGGAGGAAGATATAGCCAAAATCCAGAGAGCCTTAGAGAGTAAGCAACTGCAAGAGAAGCTAAAGGCATACGGTCTTACAAAAGAGGAAATAGAAAGTAAACTCTCAGAGCTAAGTGATGAGCAAATACATATATTGGCAAAAGCTTCTGATAGGGTTCTTGCTGGTGGTGATGCAATTGGTACCGCCATAGGTATACTCATAATAGCTATACTTCTTGTAATACTCCTTAAACTTCTCAATAAGGAGATTATTATAAGGTGA
- a CDS encoding peptidase C39 family protein, with amino-acid sequence MFLLLLLFPLLLYSKSLDVPFVKQQDQFCGPASLSAVLSYYGIEVSQEDIGKEVYNPKLKGALITDLENYARRKGLRAETKVLNLKEIKSYIDQDIPPILLVDLGRFWISIPHYVVVVGYDGDVFYLHTGYEDRKPIKAKELDRIWSRMGRTALIVYPP; translated from the coding sequence ATGTTTCTCCTTTTACTTCTCTTTCCTCTTTTGCTATACTCAAAAAGTCTTGATGTTCCCTTCGTTAAACAGCAGGACCAGTTTTGCGGTCCTGCCTCTTTAAGTGCTGTTCTTTCTTACTATGGTATAGAGGTTTCTCAAGAAGATATAGGAAAAGAGGTCTACAACCCTAAGCTAAAAGGTGCGCTCATAACGGACCTTGAAAATTATGCACGAAGGAAGGGTTTAAGAGCTGAAACAAAAGTCCTAAACCTCAAAGAAATAAAAAGTTATATAGACCAAGACATACCACCCATTTTACTTGTAGACCTTGGTAGATTTTGGATAAGCATACCTCATTATGTAGTAGTAGTAGGATACGATGGAGATGTTTTTTATCTCCACACAGGCTATGAAGATAGAAAACCCATTAAAGCCAAGGAACTTGATAGGATTTGGTCCAGAATGGGAAGGACCGCTTTGATAGTTTATCCACCTTGA
- the purC gene encoding phosphoribosylaminoimidazolesuccinocarboxamide synthase, which yields MKLLYEGKAKKVYEVDKDKCLIYFKDTATAFDATKKAEVEGKGILNNAISSLLFKLLEEKGVKTHFIERVSEREMLVWRAKRLDLEVVVRNITAGSICKRLGFKEGEKLKKPLVEFFYKNDQLHDPLICIEHAVLLNIADKRTLKDIVKIALKVNTILKSFFKSHGLLLVDFKLEFGRLPEGTLAVIDEISPDTCRLWDAKTGEKLDKDRFRFDLGDLLEGYKKVFERVQGG from the coding sequence ATGAAACTTCTCTATGAGGGCAAGGCTAAAAAGGTCTACGAAGTTGACAAGGATAAATGCTTGATATATTTCAAAGACACTGCAACAGCCTTTGATGCTACCAAAAAAGCCGAAGTGGAAGGCAAGGGTATTCTTAACAATGCCATATCAAGTTTACTGTTTAAATTGCTGGAAGAAAAGGGTGTGAAAACTCATTTCATAGAGCGTGTCTCTGAGAGAGAAATGCTTGTTTGGAGAGCAAAGAGGCTTGATTTAGAGGTGGTAGTAAGGAATATAACCGCAGGTAGTATATGCAAAAGACTTGGCTTCAAAGAGGGAGAAAAGCTAAAAAAACCTTTGGTGGAATTTTTCTACAAAAATGACCAACTACATGACCCACTCATATGCATTGAGCATGCGGTTCTTCTTAATATAGCGGACAAGAGGACTTTAAAAGATATAGTGAAAATAGCCCTCAAGGTAAACACCATACTAAAAAGCTTCTTTAAGTCGCACGGTCTTTTATTGGTGGACTTCAAGTTAGAGTTTGGAAGGCTTCCGGAAGGCACTCTTGCAGTGATAGATGAAATATCTCCAGACACATGCAGGCTTTGGGATGCAAAGACGGGAGAAAAGTTAGACAAGGATAGGTTTAGGTTTGACCTGGGAGACCTGCTTGAAGGCTACAAGAAGGTGTTTGAAAGGGTTCAAGGTGGATAA